GCGTCCTTTGCACTCAGCCGCTGCCCGCCTGCCCGCAGCCAGGCGCTGGTGAACGCATAGCTGCCGCCGGTGCACATGATGGCGTTGCCCACATCAAACAGGCAGGCCCCCACTACCGCCTGGGGCCCCAAAAAGCTCTGCACAAACGGCAGCGCAAAGGCGCCGATGTTGTAGCCCGGGCAGTTCAGCAGAAACAGCGCCCGGGTGGGCGCCGCCTGCCGCCGGCTGGCCAGCAGCCCCACGCCCATCATGAGCCAGTTCAGCAAAAATGCCAGCACCGGGATCAACAGCAGCTGTGCCGACCACTCCATGGCCGCAAAATTGGTGATGACCGCTGCGGGCAGGGTGAGGTTCAGCACCACCTTGCTCAGGACCGAATAGTCCTTTTTCCCAAACACCCCAAAGCGCTTGAGCAGATATCCCGCCGCCAGAATGAACAAAAAAGCCGATGATTTTGCAAGTACAGCTCCCATGGGCCGCCCTCTCCCCCGCAATAAAATTCGCATGCAAAAAACACTTTCGGATATGCGAATACAAGAATACCACGTCGGCCGCCAAAAATCCATTCTTTTTCCCAAAAATTCCCGGCTTCCTCTCCTTCTCCCACAAAGTGCCGGGAATGTGCTATAATAAATAAAAATCATTGTCTTGCCCCGCGCGGCCAGGATTTGCTGCCCTTTCCCGCAAGCGGGGCGGGCGGCGTTTTTCACCTGAAGTAAAGGACGTGTTTTATGGCCCCACTCTCTCATCCTGTGTCCACCATTCGGACCCAGGTATACGACATCATCAAGCAGAATATCTGCGACGGGGTATATACCCCGGGCCAGCGCCTGCAGGAAACCGAGCTTGCCGCCTCGCTGCATGTGAGCCGCAGCCCCATCCGCGAGGCCCTGCGCCAGCTTGCCAGCGACGGCCTGGTGGAGGAATTCCCCAATCGGGGGGTCTTCGTAAAGGAGTTCACCGCCCACGATATCCAGGAGGTGTTCGATGTGCGCGTGCTGCTGGAAAGCTATGCCATCCTGCACTCGCCCGCCCACATGACCCCAGCCCGCATGGAAGAGCTCATGGGCTATCTGGATCAGCTGGAGCACTACCACCAGCAGGACCAGCTGGAGGATTATATCCGGGTGGATGCCCAGCTGCACCAGGCCATCATCCGCCTGGGGGGCAACCGTGTGGTGGAACAGATGTACGAGCGGGTGCACTCGCTCATCCAGCAGTTCCGCATCTATTCCCTCACCTCCAAACAGCGGTTCGACGAGTCGGTGGTGGAGCACCGCACCGTGGTGCACTGCCTGCTCACCGGCAACGTGGAGGAAGCCGACCGGGTGAACCAGGCCCACCTGACCCTTGCGCGGGACAAGATCGGCGATTATTTAAACAGCCAGGCCGGCCGTACCGCCGCGCCGTGAACACCCAGTGCAGATTTTAAGGGGGAAAGAAAGCATGACGATCCGAACCGCCACCATGGCCGACCTGCCCCGGGTGACCCAGCTGGAGGCGGCCTGCTTTCCCGCAGCCGAGGCAGCCACCGAGGCCTCTTTCCGGGCCCGGCTGGCCCATTATCCAAACCATTTTTGGCTGCTGGAAGAGGGCGAAGCCCTTGTCGGCTTTGTGAACGGCATGGCAACAAACGAGCCGCACCTCACGGACGAGATGTACGCCCG
This window of the Oscillospiraceae bacterium genome carries:
- a CDS encoding permease, which produces MGAVLAKSSAFLFILAAGYLLKRFGVFGKKDYSVLSKVVLNLTLPAAVITNFAAMEWSAQLLLIPVLAFLLNWLMMGVGLLASRRQAAPTRALFLLNCPGYNIGAFALPFVQSFLGPQAVVGACLFDVGNAIMCTGGSYAFTSAWLRAGGQRLSAKDAARRLFSSVPFDTYLAMLVLVVAGVAIPQGAVDFISPIAAANPFVAMLMVGMMFEVDLKPGYLRQMGLVLGLRLGSAVLLAVAMYQLLPFSLPIRQVLAVMVFAPASVIAPAFTVKCGGDAGLAGCLNSLTILAGILGMLCTILVLGVA
- a CDS encoding GntR family transcriptional regulator, whose protein sequence is MAPLSHPVSTIRTQVYDIIKQNICDGVYTPGQRLQETELAASLHVSRSPIREALRQLASDGLVEEFPNRGVFVKEFTAHDIQEVFDVRVLLESYAILHSPAHMTPARMEELMGYLDQLEHYHQQDQLEDYIRVDAQLHQAIIRLGGNRVVEQMYERVHSLIQQFRIYSLTSKQRFDESVVEHRTVVHCLLTGNVEEADRVNQAHLTLARDKIGDYLNSQAGRTAAP